One segment of Macrotis lagotis isolate mMagLag1 chromosome 1, bilby.v1.9.chrom.fasta, whole genome shotgun sequence DNA contains the following:
- the LOC141509423 gene encoding uncharacterized protein LOC141509423 isoform X1 gives MWLFWAFLVFIHPLGGPPLQSPSCPWEPFEGLVAIMEALGDTNDGTLYTPDNLSKLRFLGFPITTSISEMSTGPRVGENRGGLREGREADRTGDSSAALLTLMGHLLPSLGRNASAHRIPAAPPSPPHSPRLGWTQSWHLSVY, from the exons ATGTGGCTCTTCTGGGCCTTTCTTGTGTTCATTCACCCCCTGGGGGGCCCCCCTCTGCAGTCCCCCAGCTGCCCGTGGGAGCCCTTCGAGGGACTTGTAGCTATCATGGAGGCCCTG GGTGATACCAATGATGGAACTCTTTATACTCCGGACAACCTCTCT AAGCTTAGATTTCTGGGGTTCCCTATTACCACTTCTATATCTGAAATGTCGACAGGCCCTAGGGTGGGTGAGAACCGGGGAGGactgagagaaggaagagaggcagATAGG ACAGGTGATAGCTCTGCTGCTCTCCTCACCCTGATGGGGCACCTTCTACCTTCCCTCGGCAGGAATGCTTCTGCTCACAGGATTCCTGCAGCACCCCCTTCTCCACCCCATAGCCCTAGACTTGGCTGGACACAGAGTTGGCATTtaagtgtttattga
- the LOC141509423 gene encoding uncharacterized protein LOC141509423 isoform X3, with translation MWLFWAFLVFIHPLGGPPLQSPSCPWEPFEGLVAIMEALGDTNDGTLYTPDNLSKLRFLGFPITTSISEMSTGPRVGENRGGLREGREADRECFCSQDSCSTPFSTP, from the exons ATGTGGCTCTTCTGGGCCTTTCTTGTGTTCATTCACCCCCTGGGGGGCCCCCCTCTGCAGTCCCCCAGCTGCCCGTGGGAGCCCTTCGAGGGACTTGTAGCTATCATGGAGGCCCTG GGTGATACCAATGATGGAACTCTTTATACTCCGGACAACCTCTCT AAGCTTAGATTTCTGGGGTTCCCTATTACCACTTCTATATCTGAAATGTCGACAGGCCCTAGGGTGGGTGAGAACCGGGGAGGactgagagaaggaagagaggcagATAGG GAATGCTTCTGCTCACAGGATTCCTGCAGCACCCCCTTCTCCACCCCATAG
- the LOC141509423 gene encoding interleukin-15-like isoform X2, with protein MWLFWAFLVFIHPLGGPPLQSPSCPWEPFEGLVAIMEALGDTNDGTLYTPDNLSVCPMEILRCFGVELSVIGHEEGPPLARAVNRLQRTLRALGPHLWGIRGRAASEPCPPCEGYPERPVLQFLVKLLELLQVACAGVHQVG; from the exons ATGTGGCTCTTCTGGGCCTTTCTTGTGTTCATTCACCCCCTGGGGGGCCCCCCTCTGCAGTCCCCCAGCTGCCCGTGGGAGCCCTTCGAGGGACTTGTAGCTATCATGGAGGCCCTG GGTGATACCAATGATGGAACTCTTTATACTCCGGACAACCTCTCT GTATGCCCTATGGAGATTCTGCGCTGCTTTGGGGTGGAGCTGTCTGTGATTGGGCATGAGGAGGGTCCACCATTAGCCAGGGCTGTGAACCGGCTGCAGCGGACATTGAGAGCCCTGGGGCCCCATCTGTGGGGAATCAGGGGGAGGGCTGCCTCAGAGCCCTGCCCCCCCTGCGAGGGATACCCTGAGAGGCCTGTCCTCCAATTCTTGGTCAAACTTCTGGAGCTACTGCAAGTGGCCTGTGCTGGAGTCCATCAGGTTGGGTGA